A genome region from Hymenobacter tibetensis includes the following:
- a CDS encoding SpoIIAA family protein translates to MFNTVDYPEQNLLSLTVSGALTKEHYDTIIPLLEEKIARWGRINLYLDVRSFNYITATALWEDIKLDVKHWRDFNRVAITSDDDNLLKAATALATMVSPAEVHHFPLEQKEQALHWAATGETETSHSTAPL, encoded by the coding sequence ATGTTCAATACAGTCGATTATCCTGAGCAAAACCTGTTGTCCCTCACCGTATCGGGTGCCCTCACCAAAGAGCACTACGACACCATTATTCCGCTGCTAGAAGAGAAAATAGCGCGCTGGGGCCGCATCAACTTATATCTGGATGTGCGCAGCTTCAATTACATCACGGCCACGGCTCTTTGGGAAGACATCAAGCTGGATGTCAAGCACTGGCGCGACTTCAACCGCGTGGCCATCACCAGCGACGACGATAACTTACTCAAAGCCGCCACCGCACTGGCTACCATGGTAAGCCCCGCCGAAGTGCATCATTTCCCCTTAGAACAGAAAGAGCAAGCCCTGCATTGGGCCGCCACCGGCGAAACCGAAACCTCGCATTCGACGGCCCCACTGTAA
- a CDS encoding protease inhibitor I42 family protein yields MLNSLRITIPYALSIKRFTWPWLLLWVYVTSVLATPVHADVVTLTANDNGKQIQLNVGDQLVVRLPTVSPRFGWRLTQTYPGQLAVTQTHSLPGLSSGVPGAPATFEVHFQAVGTGGIDLALVSAVPGSGYSPLGGYFHAYVTIDKPGVAKNVNITEYGNHSNVKVNQGDQLLIKLDTTVGSQYKWELMPVADGVVQAVAPPVEQPRKKPKKAKVGSPEDVAFQFTALKPGQTTLRFLYRNATDNQAPPKRDFEVQVEVPQPPK; encoded by the coding sequence ATGCTGAATTCACTGCGAATCACTATCCCTTACGCGCTTTCCATCAAGCGCTTTACTTGGCCCTGGCTTTTACTGTGGGTGTACGTTACTTCTGTGCTTGCTACCCCCGTACATGCCGATGTTGTTACGCTTACCGCCAACGATAACGGCAAACAGATTCAACTCAATGTAGGCGACCAGTTGGTGGTGCGGTTGCCCACGGTTTCACCGCGCTTTGGCTGGCGCTTGACCCAGACCTACCCCGGTCAGCTTGCCGTAACGCAGACGCACAGCTTGCCTGGGTTGAGCAGTGGCGTTCCGGGCGCCCCCGCCACGTTTGAAGTGCATTTTCAGGCTGTTGGCACGGGGGGCATTGATTTGGCACTGGTTTCGGCAGTGCCCGGTTCTGGCTATTCGCCGCTGGGCGGCTATTTCCATGCGTACGTCACCATTGATAAGCCCGGTGTGGCCAAAAACGTGAACATCACGGAGTATGGCAACCATAGCAATGTCAAGGTCAACCAGGGCGACCAGCTTTTAATCAAGCTCGACACCACGGTTGGCTCGCAGTACAAGTGGGAGCTGATGCCTGTAGCCGACGGCGTAGTGCAAGCAGTAGCGCCACCCGTTGAGCAGCCCCGCAAGAAACCGAAGAAAGCCAAAGTAGGCTCTCCCGAAGATGTTGCATTTCAGTTTACGGCCCTCAAGCCCGGTCAAACAACGTTGCGGTTTCTGTATCGAAATGCCACCGACAACCAAGCGCCTCCCAAACGAGACTTTGAGGTACAAGTGGAAGTACCCCAACCACCGAAATGA
- a CDS encoding T9SS type A sorting domain-containing protein, translating into MVKDTGWGYCWYWPLVASNACLWSYLKGWVAHFVDDAASIPAGLAGYVSSALDLINAYYTLTQVPYDSQPILHAAFKPAQYVTRADFVVIVSRTFPQYNALTQPAARSAATTSTTLAPSAAAILTKETVAYPNPFTGSTTISYYLTQNGLVTVEIYNAIGRKVQTLVSGTETASFHQVQFKADNLSNGTYLFKVKTAESVATKRLVLQQYLLPLATIKRACSVEQALFMVGVVVLHGSYSGAVECEVSVSPVAAQCRACSFCSKGK; encoded by the coding sequence ATGGTCAAAGATACTGGCTGGGGCTATTGCTGGTACTGGCCATTAGTAGCAAGTAATGCTTGCCTGTGGAGCTACCTGAAGGGGTGGGTTGCTCACTTTGTAGATGATGCCGCTAGCATCCCAGCTGGTTTGGCGGGCTACGTGAGCAGTGCCTTGGACCTCATCAATGCCTATTACACCCTTACGCAGGTCCCTTACGACTCGCAGCCTATCTTACATGCTGCCTTCAAGCCCGCGCAATACGTAACCCGCGCCGATTTCGTCGTCATTGTGAGCCGTACATTCCCGCAGTACAATGCCCTGACGCAACCTGCTGCCCGCTCCGCCGCTACCACTAGTACCACGCTGGCTCCGTCGGCGGCAGCCATACTCACCAAAGAAACGGTGGCCTACCCCAACCCTTTTACGGGTAGCACCACCATCAGCTACTACCTCACCCAAAACGGTCTCGTAACGGTGGAAATCTACAATGCCATAGGGCGCAAGGTGCAGACCCTGGTATCGGGTACCGAAACGGCAAGTTTCCACCAAGTACAGTTCAAGGCAGATAACCTGTCGAATGGTACCTATCTGTTCAAGGTAAAAACTGCTGAGTCAGTTGCTACCAAGCGCCTCGTGCTCCAGCAGTATTTACTTCCACTTGCTACCATAAAAAGAGCCTGCTCAGTTGAGCAGGCTCTTTTTATGGTAGGTGTTGTTGTCTTGCACGGTTCTTACAGTGGGGCCGTCGAATGCGAGGTTTCGGTTTCGCCGGTGGCGGCCCAATGCAGGGCTTGCTCTTTCTGTTCTAAGGGGAAATGA
- the pbpC gene encoding penicillin-binding protein 1C: MDRWTSLRLFGGTLLAGILLLAGLDWLFPLPHAPQYSPLVLAADGSVLHAYLNPTQKWRMKTELREITPVLRKAIIEKEDRWFYWHFGVNPLALVQAAGRNLFGEGRTTGASTITMQVARLLEPKERTFGNKLLEMARATQLEAHYSKAEILQLYLNLVPYGGNVEGVKSAALLYFQQPPDYLSLAQTVTLAIIPNRPRGLVLGKNNAAVRQERNRWLRRFGAAGLFTKQDVADALLEPLDVQRHAAPTLAPHLSRRLVQQFPGWAIIQSSLQRNKQSKAEDLTRNYVRRLYELGITQAAVLVVNNHTRQVEAYVGSADFHDFGNQGQNDGVMAVRSPGSTLKPFLYALAIDRGLVTPKLVLPDVPTNFQGYRPENFDKHCNGEVTLERALAYSLNIPAVRVLNDLGVASFTDKLRQAGFQSVGRNRARLGLSSILGGCGASLEELTNLYVTLANGGQYAKLRLVTPHRLAPSPAGEGVRSGVNRTTLPLPEEKEPKGTALISPASAFLTTDILAQLTRPDLPLGAASSMRLPKIAWKTGTSYGRRDAWSIGYNKQYTVGVWIGNFSGHGSPALTGADVATPLLFNVFNDLAYNSPNDWFVPPAALDFRLVCAETGLVPSETCPNQIIDYFLPNVSEGRRCQHQREVLLSADGSFVYCRACAPVTGFKRALYPNLLPEVAAYKEDQGIPYQRLPPHNPACQLVRGGTELAPTITSPAPNTEYVLNRHEQQQLLLSCTTDNEVRQVYWYVNDKFLRAAAATERVFFKPPPGPLKISCADDHGRNTDVLVTVSEL; encoded by the coding sequence ATGGATCGGTGGACGAGCTTACGGCTTTTTGGTGGGACGCTTTTGGCGGGAATCCTGCTGTTGGCGGGCCTTGACTGGTTGTTTCCGCTGCCGCATGCGCCACAGTATTCTCCCCTGGTGCTGGCCGCTGATGGCTCGGTGCTGCACGCTTACCTCAACCCTACGCAGAAGTGGCGGATGAAAACCGAGTTGCGCGAAATCACGCCGGTGTTGCGCAAGGCCATTATCGAGAAGGAGGACCGGTGGTTTTACTGGCACTTCGGGGTGAACCCACTGGCCCTGGTGCAAGCTGCCGGGCGCAATCTGTTCGGGGAGGGCCGTACCACCGGGGCCAGCACCATTACCATGCAGGTGGCCCGGCTGCTGGAACCCAAGGAGCGCACGTTCGGCAACAAGCTCCTGGAAATGGCCCGCGCCACCCAGCTGGAAGCACATTATAGCAAGGCCGAAATCTTGCAGCTCTACCTAAACCTAGTGCCTTACGGCGGCAACGTAGAAGGCGTGAAGTCGGCAGCGCTGCTCTACTTCCAGCAGCCTCCCGACTACCTCTCGTTGGCCCAAACCGTGACGCTGGCCATCATCCCGAACCGGCCACGCGGGCTGGTACTAGGCAAGAACAACGCGGCCGTGCGGCAAGAGCGGAACCGTTGGCTCCGGCGGTTTGGCGCTGCTGGCTTGTTTACCAAGCAGGATGTAGCCGATGCCCTCCTGGAACCCTTAGACGTGCAGCGCCACGCCGCGCCCACGCTGGCCCCGCACCTCTCGCGGCGGCTGGTGCAGCAGTTTCCGGGGTGGGCCATTATCCAGAGCAGCCTCCAGCGCAACAAACAAAGCAAGGCCGAAGACCTCACCCGCAACTATGTGCGCCGCCTGTACGAGCTAGGCATCACGCAGGCTGCCGTGCTGGTCGTCAACAACCACACCCGGCAGGTGGAAGCCTACGTTGGCTCGGCTGATTTTCATGATTTCGGCAACCAGGGCCAGAACGACGGCGTCATGGCCGTTCGCTCGCCGGGCAGTACGCTCAAGCCGTTTCTGTACGCCCTGGCCATCGACCGAGGACTGGTTACGCCCAAGCTGGTGCTGCCCGATGTGCCCACCAACTTCCAGGGCTACCGTCCCGAAAACTTCGACAAGCACTGCAACGGCGAAGTAACCCTAGAACGCGCCCTGGCTTATTCGCTCAACATCCCGGCCGTGCGCGTGCTCAACGACCTAGGCGTGGCCAGCTTCACCGACAAGCTCCGCCAAGCCGGCTTCCAGAGCGTCGGCCGCAACCGGGCCCGCCTAGGCTTGAGCAGCATCTTGGGCGGCTGCGGCGCTAGTTTGGAAGAGTTAACCAACCTGTATGTGACGCTGGCCAATGGCGGCCAGTATGCCAAGTTGCGGCTGGTAACACCCCACCGCCTGGCTCCTTCCCCTGCGGGGGAGGGGGTGCGTTCTGGTGTCAACCGTACAACTCTCCCTCTCCCGGAAGAAAAGGAGCCCAAGGGTACTGCCCTCATCTCCCCGGCGTCTGCCTTCCTTACCACCGACATTCTGGCGCAGCTTACCCGGCCTGATTTGCCATTAGGGGCAGCTAGTAGCATGCGGTTGCCTAAAATTGCCTGGAAAACCGGCACCAGCTACGGCCGCCGCGACGCGTGGAGCATCGGCTACAACAAGCAGTACACGGTGGGCGTGTGGATCGGCAACTTCAGCGGCCACGGCAGCCCCGCCCTCACTGGCGCCGACGTGGCCACGCCGCTGCTGTTCAACGTGTTCAACGACCTGGCGTACAACTCGCCCAACGACTGGTTTGTACCGCCGGCCGCGCTGGACTTCCGGCTGGTGTGCGCCGAAACCGGCTTGGTACCAAGCGAAACCTGCCCCAACCAAATAATCGACTACTTTCTGCCCAACGTTTCGGAAGGTCGCCGCTGCCAGCACCAGCGGGAGGTACTGCTGTCGGCTGATGGCAGCTTCGTGTATTGCCGGGCGTGTGCCCCAGTAACTGGGTTTAAGCGGGCCTTGTACCCCAATTTGCTGCCGGAAGTGGCGGCCTACAAAGAAGACCAAGGCATACCGTACCAACGGCTGCCGCCCCACAATCCGGCTTGCCAGTTGGTACGAGGTGGTACTGAGTTGGCGCCTACCATCACCTCGCCTGCTCCCAACACCGAATACGTCCTCAACCGCCACGAGCAGCAGCAGCTATTACTAAGCTGCACCACCGACAACGAGGTGCGCCAAGTGTACTGGTACGTCAACGACAAGTTTCTGCGGGCAGCAGCAGCTACCGAGCGGGTGTTTTTCAAGCCGCCACCCGGCCCCCTAAAAATCTCCTGCGCCGATGACCACGGCCGCAATACCGATGTACTTGTGACCGTGAGCGAGTTATAA
- a CDS encoding alpha-2-macroglobulin family protein — protein sequence MLFRTLSRLPLLVLLALLWACSKPGTDTATSPDGEEIDPQQNLVFLFDEAVMNKAQQNRWDTVQYVKFQPAMRGKFKWTSDRELVFSPLTPFRPSTTFQAELQPATLPSGKQKLALPENRRKFHTPFLALNEPQAFWGRSTRAAGTAEMRLELPFNYSVRPSDVKPLLRVTQDGQPVAFEVRSAEPGQSVSVGLTQEVRTSSPLTVALAQGLRAVGSDRASTSEYSTSIPVPDQQALEVRSIVGSLQNADPIITVQTSQPVSEVNLQSGLTVSPAVAFSVEELESGFVLKGGFEAGKTYQVSLAQGLPGALGGQLASSVTETVSFATEQPTISFASQDKAMYLDALGTRNLGIRINEVEKVQVTIAKVYANNIQQLLRGEQQYGYPEYDEDSEGESASEDGEYVDRSYRYYDIENLGNVLTERSYTVAGLPKAQGLRLLNLDLKDLEFSGGLKGLYVVKVQDTERQWLQVSKLVSVSDIGMIVKQGKNGSTLVFANSIRTAKPLSGVEVRFVSSNNQVISTSVTNREGVAKFDTTTANSRFKLSMLVAQRESDFTFLDLTRSGVETSRFEVGGLQSNAARYQAFLYGDRDLYRPGDTIRSNTIIRTEDWKNPVAKLPVKIRLLLPTGKEYASLRKELTAAGSFEADFILPPSIMTGTYTMEVLTGNDVLLTSRQVSVEEFIPDRMKVTVKATPAVVKPGQTVSAQITALNLFGPPAADRKFEVEFALKEKAFAPKKFEDYTFSLSTGEQRRTRYGNQSGTSSLASRFENTTREGNTDAAGRGTAIYDVPNYTDLGTLQGSAFTTVFDETGRPVNRLATFEVQTQAVMFGLKTLPEMFETREVIPIKLVALTPAGQPTSAEARVQVVRLLWETVIERQGGRYVYNSQRREETVMDQRVSVGKEGNAGNLGFPASYSGEYEVRVSRPGADTYVAQQVYAYGYGDTQSNAFEVNNEGEVTIAADKEKYQPGETANLLLKTPFPGRILVTVERDRVLNHFYVNTDEKSAQVSIPIQGGHVPNIYVTATAIREITDNRLPLTVARGFVPLVVEKPETKLAVAIKAPELSRSQVWQTVEVRTAPNANVTLAIVDEGILQLKDYRTPDPYGYFYQKRALEVSAYDVYPFLLPELGTSSSGGDASDLSRRTTPVPSRRVKLFAKWSGVLTADASGLVRYKLRVPQFSGAVRIMAVAYKNDAFGSAEQTMRVADPVVISTALPRFLSPGDTIDVPVTLTNTTEKVLDVRLWPSSNLVKQVPDVISPLGPSYHVRDVTLKPNTETRVTYRYTASSIGTGFIKIGANVYERKKPNVPGFQTDKDVSNPTYELSETIELPIRPASPLQKRTGAGMVAGGATQQLNLTSDFLPSSMRSQLVVSRSPMTEFAKDLRYLLQYPYGCLEQTVSAAFPQLYYGDLAASLGQKTGKTGKAGLFNPNYHVQEAIRKVESQQMYNGSLSYWPGGDYDNWWATAYAAHFLLEAQQAGFTVNKSVLDRVLGYLQARTKKRETNTYNIIQTGGVIQQLTLAKKEIPYSLYVLALAGRPDPVALNYYKANRKLLAEDSRWVLACAFAVGGNQRSYREALPTRFGTQTMAGRELDGSFASPIRDEALVLNALLAADPANPQINVLARQLSRQVKSARWLNTQERAFSLLALGKLAKKNAASTVTASLLSDSKAMGNFTGKDLTVNNVANHKLALRTSGKGSLYYFWEMEGISPTGQVIEEDAYLQVRRQFLDRTGAPVGTTSFKQNDLVVVKITIQSTQSAGEVKNVAITDLLPAGLEIENPRIGAVRDLTWATDAAQPDYLDVRDDRINLFTTVEPTPKSFYYLARAVSKGTFKLGPVSADAMYNAEYHSYNGAGTVRVR from the coding sequence ATGTTGTTCCGTACCCTTTCTCGCCTGCCGCTGCTGGTGCTGCTGGCATTGCTATGGGCTTGCTCGAAGCCTGGCACCGATACCGCTACTAGCCCCGACGGCGAGGAAATCGACCCGCAGCAGAACCTGGTGTTTCTCTTCGATGAAGCCGTGATGAACAAGGCGCAGCAGAACCGGTGGGACACGGTGCAGTATGTAAAATTTCAGCCCGCCATGCGCGGCAAGTTCAAGTGGACTTCTGATCGGGAACTGGTGTTTTCGCCGCTTACGCCGTTTCGGCCAAGCACCACGTTTCAGGCGGAGCTACAGCCGGCCACGCTGCCGAGCGGCAAGCAGAAACTGGCGCTGCCCGAGAACCGCCGCAAGTTTCACACGCCGTTTCTGGCGCTGAATGAGCCGCAGGCCTTTTGGGGCCGCTCGACCCGGGCGGCGGGCACGGCTGAAATGCGTCTGGAGTTGCCCTTCAACTACAGCGTGCGCCCCTCCGACGTCAAACCCCTGCTCCGCGTGACGCAGGACGGGCAACCGGTGGCCTTCGAAGTGCGCAGCGCCGAGCCGGGCCAGAGCGTGAGCGTAGGTCTTACGCAGGAAGTTCGGACCAGTAGCCCGCTCACCGTGGCGCTGGCGCAGGGCCTGCGTGCTGTGGGCAGCGACCGAGCTTCCACGAGTGAGTACTCCACCAGCATACCCGTGCCCGACCAGCAGGCACTGGAAGTGCGCTCTATTGTGGGTAGCCTGCAAAATGCCGACCCCATCATCACTGTTCAGACCAGCCAGCCCGTGAGTGAGGTGAATCTGCAAAGCGGCCTCACGGTGTCGCCGGCAGTGGCGTTTTCGGTGGAAGAGTTGGAAAGCGGCTTTGTGCTGAAAGGCGGTTTTGAAGCCGGCAAAACGTATCAGGTAAGTTTAGCGCAAGGGTTACCCGGTGCGCTTGGCGGCCAACTCGCCAGCAGCGTCACCGAAACGGTCAGTTTCGCAACCGAGCAGCCCACCATCAGCTTCGCCAGTCAGGACAAGGCCATGTACCTCGATGCGTTGGGTACGCGCAACCTCGGCATTCGCATCAACGAGGTGGAGAAGGTGCAGGTAACCATTGCCAAAGTCTACGCCAACAACATCCAGCAGCTGTTGCGCGGCGAACAGCAATACGGCTACCCCGAATACGACGAAGACAGTGAGGGAGAGAGTGCAAGCGAAGACGGCGAGTACGTGGACCGCTCTTACCGCTACTACGACATCGAGAACCTTGGCAACGTGCTGACTGAGCGGAGCTACACCGTGGCCGGGCTGCCGAAGGCGCAGGGGCTGCGCCTGCTGAATCTGGACTTGAAAGACCTGGAGTTTTCGGGCGGGTTGAAGGGCCTGTACGTGGTGAAAGTGCAGGACACCGAGCGGCAATGGCTGCAAGTCAGCAAGCTGGTATCGGTGTCGGATATCGGCATGATTGTCAAGCAGGGCAAAAACGGCAGCACGCTGGTATTCGCCAACTCCATCCGCACGGCCAAGCCGCTGTCGGGGGTGGAAGTGCGCTTCGTGAGTTCCAACAACCAGGTGATTAGCACCAGCGTCACCAACCGGGAAGGTGTGGCCAAATTCGACACCACTACCGCCAATTCGCGCTTTAAGCTGAGTATGCTGGTAGCCCAGCGCGAGTCGGATTTCACGTTTCTGGACTTGACCCGGAGCGGCGTGGAAACGTCGCGGTTCGAGGTGGGTGGGCTGCAATCCAACGCCGCCCGCTACCAGGCCTTCCTCTACGGCGACCGGGACCTGTACCGCCCCGGCGACACCATCCGCAGCAACACCATCATCCGGACCGAGGATTGGAAAAACCCGGTGGCTAAGCTGCCCGTCAAGATTCGGCTGCTGCTGCCCACCGGCAAGGAGTACGCCAGCTTGCGCAAGGAGCTAACGGCAGCCGGCAGCTTTGAGGCCGATTTTATTCTGCCGCCTAGCATCATGACCGGCACTTACACCATGGAAGTGCTGACCGGCAACGACGTGCTGCTGACCTCGCGGCAGGTGAGCGTGGAAGAGTTTATTCCGGACCGCATGAAGGTGACGGTGAAAGCCACACCCGCCGTGGTGAAGCCCGGCCAGACCGTTTCCGCTCAGATTACGGCCCTGAACCTGTTCGGTCCGCCCGCCGCCGACCGCAAGTTCGAGGTGGAGTTTGCGCTGAAAGAAAAGGCTTTCGCTCCTAAGAAATTCGAGGACTACACCTTCAGTTTGAGCACGGGCGAGCAGCGCCGCACGCGCTACGGCAACCAGTCGGGCACGTCTTCGTTGGCGAGCCGCTTCGAGAACACCACCCGCGAAGGCAACACCGATGCTGCTGGCCGCGGCACGGCTATCTACGACGTGCCCAACTACACCGACCTCGGTACGCTGCAAGGCTCGGCCTTCACCACGGTGTTCGACGAAACCGGCCGGCCCGTCAACCGCCTCGCCACCTTCGAGGTGCAGACGCAGGCGGTCATGTTCGGGCTGAAAACGCTGCCCGAAATGTTTGAAACCCGCGAGGTCATCCCGATTAAGTTGGTGGCCCTCACGCCGGCCGGACAGCCCACCAGCGCCGAAGCCCGCGTGCAAGTGGTGCGTCTGTTGTGGGAAACGGTGATTGAGCGCCAGGGCGGCCGCTACGTGTACAACTCGCAGCGGCGCGAAGAAACCGTGATGGACCAGCGCGTATCGGTGGGCAAGGAAGGCAACGCCGGCAACTTAGGCTTCCCGGCCAGCTATTCCGGCGAGTACGAAGTGCGCGTGTCGCGGCCCGGCGCCGACACCTACGTGGCGCAGCAGGTGTACGCCTACGGCTACGGCGACACCCAAAGCAACGCCTTCGAAGTGAACAACGAGGGCGAGGTGACCATTGCCGCCGACAAAGAGAAATACCAGCCCGGCGAAACGGCCAACCTGCTGTTGAAAACGCCTTTCCCCGGCCGCATCCTCGTGACCGTGGAGCGGGACCGGGTGCTCAACCATTTCTACGTAAATACCGACGAGAAATCAGCCCAAGTCAGCATCCCGATTCAGGGCGGGCACGTCCCGAACATCTACGTCACGGCCACCGCCATCCGCGAAATCACCGACAATCGGCTGCCGCTCACGGTGGCGCGCGGCTTCGTGCCGCTGGTGGTGGAAAAGCCGGAAACCAAGCTGGCCGTGGCCATCAAAGCGCCCGAACTGAGCCGCTCGCAAGTGTGGCAGACGGTGGAAGTGCGCACCGCGCCCAACGCCAACGTGACGCTGGCTATAGTGGATGAAGGCATCCTGCAACTAAAGGATTACCGCACGCCCGACCCCTACGGCTACTTCTACCAGAAGCGCGCCCTCGAAGTAAGTGCCTACGACGTGTACCCCTTTCTGCTGCCCGAACTTGGTACCAGCTCGTCGGGCGGCGACGCCTCCGACCTCTCCCGCCGCACCACGCCCGTTCCCTCGCGCCGGGTGAAATTATTCGCCAAGTGGAGCGGCGTACTTACCGCCGACGCCAGCGGCCTCGTGCGTTACAAGCTGCGCGTGCCACAGTTCAGCGGCGCCGTCCGCATCATGGCCGTGGCCTACAAAAACGATGCTTTCGGTTCCGCCGAGCAAACCATGCGCGTCGCCGACCCGGTAGTCATTTCAACGGCCCTCCCCCGCTTCCTCAGCCCCGGCGACACGATTGACGTGCCTGTCACGCTGACGAACACGACGGAAAAAGTATTAGATGTTAGATTATGGCCTTCTAGTAACTTAGTAAAACAGGTTCCTGATGTTATTTCTCCACTAGGTCCGTCTTATCACGTTCGTGATGTGACGTTGAAGCCAAATACGGAAACCAGGGTAACCTATCGATATACTGCATCATCTATTGGAACTGGCTTTATAAAAATTGGAGCTAATGTATACGAACGGAAGAAACCTAATGTGCCTGGTTTTCAAACTGACAAAGACGTTTCTAATCCAACCTATGAATTAAGCGAAACCATCGAACTACCCATCCGCCCTGCTTCGCCGCTCCAGAAGCGCACGGGAGCGGGCATGGTGGCGGGCGGCGCGACGCAGCAGCTGAACCTGACGAGTGACTTCCTGCCGTCGTCGATGCGGAGCCAGCTGGTGGTGAGCCGCTCGCCGATGACCGAGTTTGCCAAGGATTTGCGCTACCTGCTGCAATACCCCTATGGCTGTTTGGAGCAAACCGTATCAGCGGCTTTCCCGCAGCTGTACTACGGGGATTTGGCGGCGTCTTTGGGGCAGAAAACCGGCAAAACGGGTAAGGCGGGCCTGTTCAACCCCAATTACCACGTGCAGGAAGCCATCCGCAAGGTGGAGTCGCAGCAGATGTACAACGGCAGCCTCAGCTACTGGCCCGGCGGCGACTACGACAACTGGTGGGCCACTGCCTACGCCGCGCACTTCCTGCTCGAAGCCCAACAGGCCGGCTTCACCGTGAATAAGAGTGTGCTCGATCGGGTGCTTGGCTACCTGCAAGCCCGCACCAAAAAGCGCGAAACCAACACCTACAACATCATCCAAACCGGCGGCGTGATTCAGCAGCTCACCCTGGCGAAAAAGGAAATTCCGTACTCGCTCTACGTGCTGGCCCTCGCCGGCCGCCCCGACCCGGTGGCGCTCAACTACTACAAAGCCAACCGTAAGCTACTGGCCGAAGATTCGCGGTGGGTGCTGGCCTGCGCCTTTGCCGTGGGCGGCAACCAGCGCAGCTACCGCGAAGCCTTACCCACCCGCTTCGGCACCCAAACCATGGCCGGCCGCGAGCTAGACGGCTCGTTCGCCTCCCCTATCCGCGACGAAGCCCTGGTGCTCAACGCCCTGCTCGCCGCCGACCCCGCCAACCCGCAAATAAACGTGCTGGCTCGCCAGCTCAGCCGCCAAGTGAAATCGGCTAGGTGGCTGAACACGCAGGAACGCGCCTTCTCGCTGCTGGCCCTTGGCAAGCTGGCCAAGAAGAATGCCGCTAGCACCGTCACGGCCTCGCTTTTATCTGATAGCAAAGCCATGGGCAACTTCACGGGCAAAGACCTCACGGTAAATAACGTAGCCAACCACAAGCTGGCGTTGCGTACCAGCGGCAAAGGCAGCCTCTACTATTTCTGGGAAATGGAAGGCATCAGTCCCACCGGCCAGGTAATTGAGGAAGATGCCTACCTGCAAGTCCGCCGCCAGTTCCTGGACCGCACCGGCGCGCCGGTCGGCACCACGTCGTTCAAACAGAACGACCTAGTGGTGGTCAAAATCACCATCCAGTCGACACAAAGTGCTGGGGAAGTGAAGAACGTGGCCATCACCGACTTGCTGCCTGCTGGCCTGGAAATCGAGAACCCGCGCATCGGCGCCGTTCGGGACCTGACTTGGGCCACCGACGCCGCTCAACCCGACTATCTCGATGTCCGCGACGACCGAATCAACCTTTTCACCACCGTAGAACCCACGCCCAAATCGTTCTACTACCTGGCCCGCGCTGTAAGCAAAGGCACGTTCAAGCTCGGCCCCGTCAGCGCCGACGCCATGTACAACGCCGAGTACCATAGCTACAACGGCGCCGGCACGGTACGTGTGCGGTAA
- a CDS encoding DUF6678 family protein yields the protein MNRLLAIQKLVYDVCCQIRLKVYNEDYITDWKSGFGLPVEGYIEVSGPERISDVEWIELDPVVVTRIGRLVPPKVSIILDEIIQVLQQESIDYQVVKGMVRIDGQQLS from the coding sequence ATGAACCGTTTGCTTGCCATTCAGAAGTTGGTCTATGATGTATGCTGCCAAATCAGGCTTAAGGTTTATAACGAAGACTATATAACTGACTGGAAAAGTGGATTTGGCTTGCCCGTAGAAGGCTATATTGAGGTTTCAGGGCCGGAAAGAATTAGTGATGTAGAGTGGATAGAACTCGACCCTGTTGTAGTAACTCGGATAGGAAGGCTAGTGCCGCCTAAAGTGAGTATTATTTTAGACGAAATTATACAAGTATTGCAACAAGAATCTATTGATTATCAGGTTGTAAAAGGAATGGTTAGGATAGATGGGCAACAGTTAAGCTAA
- a CDS encoding Uma2 family endonuclease codes for MPPITSFSQLDVSKTYSYADYLTWQFDELVELVKGKVRRMSPAPRRAHQRISGYFFATTYTHLLNQRCEVYHAPFDVRLTTAGPTGDAQITTVVQPDICVVCDPAKLDDKGCLGSPDWIIEILSPSTAAYDTKEKFDLYEESGVTEYWIVFPGEKSIAAYVLENGRYKARGTYFAPGDMLVHTLPGLQLQWERVFEGV; via the coding sequence ATGCCCCCTATCACCAGTTTTTCCCAACTCGATGTCAGCAAAACGTATTCCTACGCTGATTATCTGACGTGGCAATTTGATGAACTCGTGGAGTTGGTAAAAGGCAAGGTTCGTCGTATGAGCCCGGCGCCACGCCGCGCCCACCAACGAATATCTGGTTACTTCTTTGCCACTACGTATACGCACCTGCTCAACCAGCGCTGTGAGGTTTACCACGCCCCCTTCGATGTACGCTTAACCACCGCTGGCCCTACTGGTGATGCACAGATTACCACTGTTGTGCAGCCAGACATCTGCGTAGTCTGCGACCCCGCGAAACTAGATGATAAAGGCTGCCTCGGCTCCCCTGACTGGATTATCGAAATCCTTTCGCCCAGCACCGCTGCCTACGATACAAAAGAGAAATTCGACCTCTACGAGGAAAGCGGCGTGACGGAGTATTGGATAGTGTTTCCCGGCGAAAAAAGCATTGCGGCCTACGTGCTAGAAAATGGCCGTTACAAAGCACGCGGCACCTACTTTGCTCCCGGCGATATGCTCGTGCACACATTACCAGGCTTGCAGTTGCAGTGGGAACGAGTGTTTGAGGGAGTGTAA